A single window of Halobacillus naozhouensis DNA harbors:
- a CDS encoding cysteine desulfurase family protein, which produces MIYLDNSATTKPLPEVLESFMKSAESFYANPSSVHQLGSDAERLLTKSRTLVADLMELEASEVLFTSGGTEANNLAIKGIALKHQNRGKHLITTTIEHPSVLEAFHSLESLGFEVTYVNVDEAGHVDPDEIDKAIRKDTILVSVMSVNNEIGTVQPIEEIGRLTNKYPKLFFHVDHVQGLGKVPIHIKDWSIDLVSISGHKIHGLKGTGALFVRKNVSLFPLLHGGRQEQEKRAGTENLPGIVALAKAIRLIKQKEKDHLQELKALQGDLKQQLRQIDGLVINSPENGAPHIVNISLPGFKPEVLIHKLAENEIYISTKSACSSKQSDVSAVLEACKLEAERSTSSLRISLSYQNTKAEIDQFVQALKSAVVHVTHQ; this is translated from the coding sequence TTGATATATTTAGATAATAGTGCTACAACTAAACCATTGCCAGAGGTTCTTGAGAGCTTCATGAAATCTGCTGAAAGCTTTTATGCTAACCCATCTTCCGTTCATCAGCTAGGTAGTGACGCTGAAAGGCTGCTTACAAAATCCCGGACACTAGTAGCTGACCTGATGGAACTTGAGGCCAGTGAAGTGTTGTTTACTTCAGGAGGAACAGAGGCGAATAATTTGGCTATAAAGGGAATTGCTTTGAAGCATCAAAATAGAGGGAAACACTTGATTACGACTACAATAGAGCATCCATCCGTTCTTGAAGCTTTCCATTCGTTGGAATCACTTGGGTTTGAGGTAACGTATGTGAACGTAGATGAAGCAGGCCATGTTGATCCAGACGAAATTGATAAAGCTATTCGTAAGGACACGATCTTAGTCAGTGTGATGTCTGTAAATAATGAAATAGGAACCGTTCAGCCTATCGAGGAAATCGGTAGGCTTACTAACAAGTATCCCAAGTTGTTTTTCCATGTCGATCATGTCCAAGGACTAGGAAAAGTACCCATTCATATAAAGGATTGGAGTATTGATTTAGTCTCGATATCTGGTCATAAAATTCACGGTTTAAAAGGAACAGGAGCACTTTTTGTTCGGAAAAATGTTTCTTTGTTTCCTTTATTACATGGAGGAAGGCAAGAACAAGAGAAGCGGGCTGGCACAGAGAATCTTCCGGGAATCGTAGCTTTGGCTAAGGCTATAAGGTTAATCAAGCAGAAGGAGAAGGACCATTTGCAGGAGTTAAAAGCGTTGCAAGGTGATTTAAAACAACAACTCCGGCAAATTGATGGCTTGGTGATAAATTCCCCTGAAAATGGTGCACCGCATATCGTTAATATTTCACTGCCTGGTTTTAAACCGGAAGTGCTCATCCATAAACTTGCCGAGAACGAAATATATATTTCAACAAAATCAGCTTGTTCTTCTAAGCAGTCAGATGTAAGTGCTGTATTAGAGGCGTGCAAGTTAGAAGCTGAAAGGTCTACATCTTCTCTGAGAATAAGCTTATCTTATCAAAATACAAAAGCTGAAATCGATCAGTTTGTACAAGCACTAAAAAGTGCGGTTGTTCATGTAACGCATCAATAA
- the tyrS gene encoding tyrosine--tRNA ligase gives MDILTDLEKRGLVNQITDEEGLRKHLNEKQVTLYCGFDPTGDSLHIGHLVPALLLKRFQEAGHRPIALVGGGTGMIGDPSGRSTERQLNSAEVVLGYSEKLSQQLAKLLDFDKGENAAVARNNHEWLSQMTIIDFLRDTGKHFGINYMLAKDSVESRIESGISFTEFSYMILQALDFQQLNEKENCTLQIGGSDQWGNITAGLEYIRRSSAGEQETEAFGLTMPLITKADGSKFGKTAGGAIWLDPEKTTPYEFYQFWINADDRDVVKFLKYFTFLSHDEIADLEKEVESQPEKRVAQRRLAEEMTRLVHDEDALKQAERISEALFSGDIKSLSGAEIEQGFKDVPAYHSEEKEPALVELLVAAGISSSKRQAREDIKNGAVYINGERNQELSHTINKTDRIEDKFTIIRRGKKKYFLIRYV, from the coding sequence TTGGATATCTTAACAGATTTAGAGAAACGTGGTTTGGTTAATCAAATCACCGACGAAGAAGGATTACGTAAACATTTAAATGAAAAACAGGTAACACTGTACTGCGGGTTTGATCCAACGGGTGACAGTCTTCACATTGGACATTTAGTTCCGGCCTTGTTATTGAAACGATTTCAGGAAGCTGGACACAGGCCGATTGCCTTAGTTGGCGGCGGAACGGGAATGATAGGAGATCCCAGCGGGCGGTCTACAGAGCGTCAGTTGAACTCGGCTGAGGTTGTACTTGGCTATAGCGAAAAATTGAGCCAGCAGCTTGCGAAATTGCTTGATTTTGATAAAGGAGAAAACGCAGCTGTCGCCAGAAACAACCACGAATGGCTATCGCAGATGACTATAATTGATTTCCTTCGTGATACAGGAAAACACTTTGGTATCAATTACATGCTGGCAAAAGATTCTGTTGAGTCTCGTATTGAAAGCGGCATAAGCTTTACGGAATTTAGTTATATGATCTTACAGGCTCTTGACTTTCAACAGCTAAACGAAAAAGAAAATTGTACACTACAAATTGGCGGCAGTGACCAGTGGGGAAATATAACTGCAGGGCTTGAATACATTCGCAGGTCATCTGCCGGGGAGCAAGAAACGGAAGCCTTTGGCTTAACGATGCCTTTGATTACGAAAGCAGATGGTTCCAAATTTGGTAAAACAGCCGGAGGGGCCATTTGGTTAGATCCTGAGAAAACGACTCCATACGAATTCTACCAGTTTTGGATCAATGCCGATGATCGTGACGTGGTGAAGTTTTTGAAGTATTTTACATTCTTAAGCCATGACGAAATCGCTGATCTTGAGAAGGAAGTAGAGTCACAGCCTGAGAAACGGGTAGCTCAACGTCGTCTTGCTGAAGAGATGACACGACTTGTACATGATGAGGATGCCTTGAAGCAAGCAGAGCGAATTAGTGAAGCTTTGTTTAGCGGAGATATAAAATCCCTTTCCGGGGCAGAGATCGAACAGGGTTTCAAAGATGTGCCGGCATACCACTCAGAGGAAAAAGAACCAGCGTTGGTTGAATTGTTAGTTGCAGCTGGAATTTCTTCTTCCAAGCGCCAGGCGCGAGAAGATATTAAGAACGGGGCCGTCTATATTAATGGGGAACGAAACCAGGAACTATCACATACAATTAACAAAACGGACCGGATTGAAGATAAGTTTACCATCATTCGCAGAGGAAAGAAAAAATACTTTTTAATTCGGTACGTTTAA
- a CDS encoding GAF domain-containing protein: MFQTTQYKGTKQEQYHLLIKQLDALLEGEPDQIANLANASSLLNQFLENVNWVGFYVWREDELVLGPFQGLPACVRIPAGKGVCGTAVSEGTSQRVHDVNAFPGHIACDAASQSEVVVPIFKDGSIYGVLDIDSPSVGRFDDTDEEFLSLFVKTLEKHL, encoded by the coding sequence ATGTTTCAGACCACACAGTATAAAGGTACAAAACAAGAACAATATCACCTGCTCATTAAACAGCTTGATGCACTGCTCGAGGGTGAACCCGATCAAATAGCCAACCTGGCAAATGCATCTTCCTTGCTTAATCAATTTCTAGAAAATGTGAACTGGGTCGGTTTTTATGTGTGGAGAGAGGATGAGCTGGTCTTAGGACCATTCCAGGGGCTCCCGGCATGTGTCCGTATTCCAGCTGGTAAAGGCGTCTGTGGAACTGCTGTTTCGGAAGGTACCTCTCAACGAGTTCACGATGTGAATGCTTTCCCGGGACATATTGCTTGTGATGCAGCCAGCCAATCAGAAGTTGTCGTTCCTATCTTCAAAGATGGTTCTATATACGGTGTCCTCGATATTGACAGTCCGTCTGTAGGCAGATTTGACGATACAGATGAAGAATTTCTATCGTTATTCGTTAAAACTCTTGAAAAACATCTTTAA
- the rpsD gene encoding 30S ribosomal protein S4 — protein sequence MARYTGSTWKKSRRYGISLSGTGKELDKRPYAPGQHGPNQRRKQSEYGLQLQEKQKLRFMYGLTERQFRRLFEEAGNMKGIHGENFMILLESRLDNLVYRLGLARTRPQARQLVNHGHVTVDGGRVDIPSYRVAPGQVIGLREKSQNLNIVQEAVEVSNFVPEYLSFDADKAEGSYSRYPERSELPAEINEALIVEFYSR from the coding sequence ATGGCACGTTATACAGGATCAACCTGGAAAAAATCACGTCGTTATGGCATTTCTTTAAGTGGAACTGGTAAGGAACTAGACAAGCGTCCTTACGCTCCTGGACAGCATGGTCCAAATCAAAGAAGAAAACAATCTGAATACGGACTTCAGCTTCAAGAGAAGCAGAAGCTTCGTTTCATGTACGGCTTAACTGAGCGTCAATTCCGTCGCTTGTTCGAAGAAGCTGGTAACATGAAAGGTATTCATGGTGAGAACTTCATGATTCTCCTTGAATCTCGTTTAGATAACCTTGTGTACCGTCTAGGTCTAGCACGTACGCGCCCACAAGCTCGTCAGCTAGTAAACCACGGTCACGTAACTGTTGATGGCGGCCGCGTAGATATTCCATCATACCGCGTTGCCCCTGGCCAAGTAATTGGTCTTCGTGAGAAATCACAGAACCTAAACATCGTACAGGAAGCTGTTGAAGTGAGCAACTTCGTACCGGAGTATCTTTCTTTTGATGCTGATAAGGCAGAAGGATCTTACTCTCGCTACCCTGAGCGTTCTGAACTTCCAGCTGAAATTAATGAAGCTCTTATCGTTGAGTTCTACTCTCGTTAA
- a CDS encoding transglycosylase domain-containing protein has protein sequence MGNNKKFDFQYLKSLWERGVIQKNTRIGYDVAWNIILFFIIIGVVGLFFAGGVGAGYFASLVKDEPMRSEAEMRESIYNYEETSEIYFDDENYLGKIQSDIYREEVSIDQMSKHLRNAVIATEDAYFNTHNGVVPKAVMRAIMQEATNAAVKTGGSTLTQQLVKNQILTNEVSFERKAKEMLIALRVERFFEKEEILEAYLNIVPFGRNANGQNIAGAQSAAEGIFGVSAKDLSIPQAAFIAGLPQSPFAYTPFKNNGEVKSEEELQPGINRMKEVLQRMYETESITKEQYEKALNFNLVENLAEPTNSSYEKYPFLTDEIHRRAKDIIIKQLVKKNGDTMEDLANNDELAEEYNILAERRLSTGGFKIHTTIDQEIYGVLQKVKNNYNRYPRNKTITVTDPETGKQVQKVILGQVGSTVIENSTGKIKGFIAGRDFDQMQVNHATQRPRSIGSTMKPLAVYGPAIDMGRLQPGSVLADVPYQYRGTSDDVTNYSMGYHGLVSARYALAKSYNVPAVKAYMKIIDENPAKNYLEKMGITTLSEEHYTNPSLALGSALIKNSENTNAYATFGNMGTFVDAYMIEKIVTKDGEVFYQHEKESAEVFSPQAAYLTIDMMRDVLQYGTAAGLKGQLTNPGVDWAGKTGTSQNKRDTWFVATNPNVTVSMWMGYDRKENLQDVPNYSGRNTALWADVVNALSEIRPELMIPDSGFQRPNGIVSRSYCATSGLLASELCSSVGLAKSDLYIPEYAPTKVDDSLISGNFVRVKDKLVAAGGNTPSEFVIDEGGVTLSPEFIKENNYDSQSTLNYLIPNRGAWENVALPSSGSLSTSSSIENDGKNPAAPSSVSVSSSTISWSASSSNDVVGYRVYKASKPGGSFSVIGSTTETSLNFSGGDGVYAVRAVDYFGQSSGNSSTVKVGDPGKQSSKPEKEEKEKQKPKQDQQSESTTEQSETNDASSSSEEPESNNGSQEENASEETSSEQESTESENASSDSNTEDPNKQDQDDSEE, from the coding sequence ATGGGGAACAATAAAAAGTTTGATTTTCAGTATCTTAAGTCCCTTTGGGAGAGGGGAGTCATCCAAAAGAATACTCGCATCGGCTACGATGTGGCTTGGAATATTATATTATTTTTTATCATTATTGGAGTCGTCGGACTATTCTTCGCAGGCGGTGTCGGAGCTGGATATTTTGCCTCTCTCGTAAAGGACGAGCCTATGAGAAGTGAGGCAGAGATGCGGGAAAGTATATATAACTATGAGGAAACATCAGAGATTTATTTTGACGATGAAAACTACTTAGGAAAAATCCAATCGGATATATACCGTGAGGAAGTTTCTATAGACCAAATGAGTAAGCATCTGAGAAATGCGGTTATTGCAACAGAGGATGCCTACTTTAATACACATAATGGCGTTGTCCCTAAAGCTGTCATGCGTGCGATCATGCAAGAGGCTACGAACGCAGCAGTTAAAACAGGCGGTAGTACATTAACGCAGCAACTCGTGAAAAACCAAATTCTAACAAATGAAGTATCTTTTGAGCGAAAAGCAAAAGAAATGCTAATAGCCCTAAGGGTCGAGCGTTTTTTTGAGAAAGAAGAAATTTTAGAAGCATACTTAAATATTGTTCCCTTTGGCCGTAACGCAAACGGCCAAAACATAGCGGGTGCTCAATCAGCTGCTGAAGGTATATTTGGTGTAAGTGCGAAGGATTTATCCATCCCTCAAGCTGCTTTTATCGCAGGGCTCCCACAAAGTCCCTTTGCGTATACGCCATTTAAAAATAATGGTGAAGTAAAAAGTGAGGAAGAGCTTCAGCCAGGAATTAACCGCATGAAAGAAGTACTACAGAGAATGTATGAAACAGAATCCATTACTAAGGAACAATACGAGAAAGCACTGAACTTTAATCTAGTAGAAAATCTAGCAGAACCTACAAATTCATCGTATGAGAAATACCCTTTCTTAACCGATGAGATTCATAGACGTGCGAAAGATATTATCATCAAGCAGTTAGTTAAAAAGAACGGCGATACTATGGAAGACCTGGCTAACAATGATGAGCTGGCAGAGGAATACAATATTCTGGCAGAAAGGCGTTTGAGTACAGGCGGCTTCAAGATTCATACAACGATAGACCAGGAGATTTATGGTGTTCTTCAAAAAGTAAAAAATAATTACAATCGTTACCCTCGAAACAAGACGATTACGGTTACAGACCCTGAAACTGGAAAACAGGTTCAAAAAGTAATCCTTGGCCAAGTGGGGAGTACAGTTATTGAGAATTCCACTGGTAAAATAAAAGGGTTTATTGCTGGTCGTGACTTTGATCAGATGCAAGTGAACCATGCCACTCAGAGACCGCGTTCGATTGGGAGTACTATGAAACCACTGGCTGTATATGGACCTGCTATTGATATGGGGCGCCTTCAGCCCGGATCAGTGCTTGCTGACGTTCCTTATCAATATCGTGGTACAAGCGATGATGTTACAAACTACAGCATGGGGTACCACGGACTCGTATCGGCACGATATGCATTAGCTAAATCCTATAACGTGCCGGCGGTTAAAGCATATATGAAAATTATTGACGAAAACCCAGCTAAAAATTATTTAGAAAAGATGGGGATCACAACATTGAGTGAAGAGCACTATACGAACCCTTCCCTGGCACTCGGTTCTGCACTCATTAAGAACTCAGAAAACACTAATGCTTACGCTACTTTTGGAAACATGGGAACATTTGTAGATGCCTATATGATCGAGAAGATTGTAACGAAAGACGGAGAAGTTTTCTATCAGCATGAAAAAGAATCTGCAGAGGTCTTCAGTCCTCAAGCTGCCTACCTGACGATTGATATGATGCGGGATGTCTTACAATACGGTACAGCAGCAGGATTAAAGGGTCAGCTTACGAATCCCGGTGTAGACTGGGCGGGTAAAACAGGAACCTCTCAAAACAAAAGAGATACATGGTTTGTAGCCACCAACCCTAACGTGACCGTGAGCATGTGGATGGGTTATGACCGTAAGGAAAATTTACAAGATGTTCCTAACTATAGTGGAAGAAATACAGCACTATGGGCTGATGTAGTCAACGCTTTATCAGAAATCCGACCTGAGCTGATGATACCAGACAGTGGATTCCAGCGTCCGAATGGGATCGTGTCACGTTCTTACTGCGCGACATCAGGATTATTAGCTTCTGAGCTATGTTCCTCAGTAGGACTAGCTAAAAGTGACCTCTATATCCCTGAATACGCTCCTACGAAAGTGGACGACAGCTTAATTAGTGGTAATTTTGTCAGAGTGAAGGACAAACTAGTGGCTGCCGGAGGTAATACGCCAAGTGAATTTGTGATAGACGAAGGCGGCGTCACTCTGAGCCCAGAATTTATCAAAGAAAACAACTATGATTCACAATCGACGTTAAATTATCTGATTCCAAATAGAGGGGCCTGGGAGAATGTTGCACTTCCTTCCTCCGGATCGTTATCAACGTCATCGTCTATAGAAAATGATGGGAAGAATCCTGCAGCTCCAAGCTCTGTTTCAGTAAGCTCTTCAACCATTTCCTGGTCCGCCTCATCAAGTAATGATGTTGTCGGTTACAGAGTTTACAAGGCTTCTAAACCCGGAGGCTCATTCTCAGTAATAGGAAGTACGACTGAGACTTCCCTTAACTTCTCTGGTGGAGATGGTGTTTATGCAGTCAGAGCCGTAGATTATTTCGGTCAATCTTCGGGAAATTCATCTACTGTTAAGGTGGGTGATCCTGGAAAACAATCATCCAAACCAGAGAAAGAGGAAAAGGAAAAACAAAAACCTAAACAAGATCAGCAGTCAGAATCTACAACAGAGCAATCTGAAACTAATGATGCGAGTTCATCATCAGAAGAACCTGAAAGCAATAATGGTTCACAAGAGGAGAATGCTTCTGAAGAAACCTCTTCAGAACAAGAATCTACGGAAAGTGAAAATGCTTCTTCAGATTCTAACACGGAAGACCCTAACAAACAGGATCAAGACGATTCTGAAGAATAG
- the thiI gene encoding tRNA uracil 4-sulfurtransferase ThiI yields MEFDHILIRYGEMFIKGKNRRKFESKLQSNLIKKLKEFPSVRVSKKRERMYVLLNGTDPHPVMKKCQQVFGIHTLSFAIKVNKSEEEIKQAALYAINDAPEARTFKVSSKRADKDFPIGSQDLNHIIGGYVLSNTEGITVDVHNPDVELKVELRNGAAYITAKDYPGAGGLPVGTSGKSLLLLSGGIDSPVAGFLTMKRGVELEAIHFHSPPYTSERAKQKVLDLAGELSKYGTKVKVHIIPFTNIQQKIHREMPEGYSMTIMRRMMMRISEQLADREGILSLNTGESLGQVASQTMESMNTINEVTNLPILRPLAAMDKLEIIEVSRKIGTYNISVLPYEDCCTIFVPKAPKTKPTREKANFYESKVDFSQDIAEAINQSVVVEMDRNQTEKDEFDELL; encoded by the coding sequence ATGGAATTTGATCATATATTAATTCGCTATGGTGAAATGTTTATAAAAGGGAAGAACAGGAGGAAATTCGAAAGTAAACTGCAAAGTAACCTGATTAAAAAGTTAAAAGAGTTTCCAAGTGTTCGGGTTTCTAAAAAAAGAGAGCGAATGTATGTGCTTTTAAACGGGACAGACCCTCATCCTGTCATGAAAAAGTGTCAGCAAGTTTTTGGCATTCATACATTAAGTTTTGCTATTAAAGTTAATAAGAGTGAGGAAGAAATTAAACAGGCGGCCCTATATGCCATAAACGATGCACCAGAGGCACGTACCTTTAAGGTCTCATCAAAACGAGCGGACAAGGATTTTCCGATTGGTTCTCAAGATCTGAATCATATTATCGGAGGTTATGTGCTCTCGAATACAGAAGGGATCACTGTTGACGTTCATAACCCTGATGTTGAGTTAAAAGTAGAGTTAAGAAATGGAGCCGCATATATTACAGCAAAAGATTACCCTGGAGCAGGTGGTCTCCCTGTTGGGACATCTGGCAAGTCACTCTTGCTTCTATCAGGAGGGATAGATAGTCCTGTAGCCGGTTTTTTGACAATGAAGCGTGGAGTTGAACTAGAGGCGATACATTTTCACTCCCCACCTTATACAAGTGAGCGGGCTAAACAAAAAGTGCTGGACCTCGCAGGCGAACTTTCCAAATATGGTACGAAGGTTAAAGTCCATATCATCCCATTTACGAACATCCAGCAAAAAATTCACCGGGAAATGCCTGAAGGTTACAGTATGACGATCATGAGAAGAATGATGATGAGAATTAGTGAGCAACTAGCGGATCGAGAGGGAATTCTATCCTTAAACACCGGGGAAAGCCTTGGCCAAGTGGCTAGCCAGACAATGGAAAGCATGAACACGATTAATGAAGTAACCAACTTGCCGATCCTTCGCCCGTTAGCAGCAATGGATAAGCTTGAAATTATCGAGGTCTCCAGGAAAATCGGTACTTATAATATATCTGTGCTGCCTTACGAAGACTGTTGTACCATCTTTGTACCGAAAGCTCCTAAAACGAAGCCCACAAGAGAAAAAGCCAATTTTTATGAATCCAAAGTTGATTTTAGTCAGGATATTGCAGAGGCTATCAATCAATCCGTTGTTGTTGAAATGGATCGAAACCAAACGGAAAAAGATGAGTTTGATGAATTACTTTAG
- the ezrA gene encoding septation ring formation regulator EzrA gives MRYFIGGILVLIALIIIGLIWRKKVYDEVDRLEGWKMDIMNRNVTEELSRVKSLNLSGQTQERFETWRNRWDQILTRELPDLEEHLFDAEEAADRYRFKRVRKALNHTENELKSVERDIEEMFDELEMLLDSEKSSRLELESLAPDLKELKKKLIHNRYQYGKAVQVFETRTEELETELMQYEEEIEQGNYLEANDLVHSIREKLSLLSEEAAVFPDRLKKSQTELPEQLTELLAGIKDMEEDGYRVSHLSLEPEVENYQEQLKNAVERLEKGDQEDVQSLIDEIEVRVQEIYQTLEQEALAHTFVGQQHPSFQASLEKLETILEETKQELERLQITYQMETDDVDTYHSIDQSMMLLKKKYLSFDKKLEDGKTSFTELRKELEEAQEQLEEVKEKHSTFNERIQTLRKDEMDAKNRLSEMEQLILDTHRRLKRSNLPGIPIYFFEGMQRASEDIDEVFRSLETQPLDMAEVNLKLEKAIEETEAINKEAEIVITKAHLVERLIQYGNRYRSQYPLLAAELLEAENDFRSYRYEEALNRASSAINEVDPEALSRIKEGEQVPV, from the coding sequence ATGAGGTACTTCATTGGGGGCATTCTAGTACTAATCGCACTGATCATCATTGGATTGATCTGGCGAAAAAAAGTGTATGATGAAGTCGACCGTTTAGAAGGATGGAAGATGGATATCATGAATCGAAATGTGACAGAGGAACTATCCCGTGTAAAATCATTAAACCTTTCGGGTCAAACCCAGGAGCGGTTTGAGACGTGGCGTAACCGCTGGGATCAAATTCTAACCAGAGAACTTCCTGATTTAGAAGAGCATTTGTTTGATGCGGAAGAGGCAGCTGACCGTTATCGGTTTAAGCGGGTAAGAAAAGCCTTGAACCACACAGAAAATGAATTGAAATCAGTTGAGCGGGATATTGAAGAGATGTTCGATGAATTGGAAATGCTGCTTGATTCGGAGAAAAGCAGCCGTTTGGAACTTGAATCTCTGGCGCCCGACCTGAAGGAACTAAAGAAGAAGCTGATACATAACCGTTATCAATACGGTAAAGCGGTTCAGGTTTTTGAAACGAGAACCGAAGAACTTGAGACTGAATTAATGCAGTACGAAGAGGAAATCGAGCAAGGGAACTATTTGGAGGCAAATGACCTTGTTCACTCTATTCGTGAAAAGCTTAGCCTTTTATCTGAAGAAGCAGCTGTTTTCCCTGACCGTCTGAAAAAAAGTCAAACGGAACTTCCAGAACAGTTAACTGAGCTCCTAGCAGGAATTAAAGACATGGAAGAAGACGGCTATCGTGTCTCTCATCTAAGCTTAGAGCCAGAGGTGGAAAATTATCAAGAACAATTGAAAAATGCTGTCGAACGTTTAGAAAAGGGAGATCAAGAAGATGTGCAATCTCTTATTGATGAGATAGAGGTTCGAGTTCAAGAAATCTATCAAACACTGGAACAAGAAGCCCTAGCTCATACATTTGTAGGACAACAGCATCCATCCTTTCAGGCCTCACTTGAGAAGTTAGAAACCATACTCGAAGAAACGAAGCAAGAATTAGAAAGGTTACAAATAACTTATCAAATGGAAACGGATGACGTTGATACGTACCATAGTATTGACCAATCTATGATGTTATTGAAGAAGAAGTATTTGAGCTTCGATAAAAAACTCGAAGATGGGAAAACATCTTTTACGGAGCTGCGTAAAGAACTTGAAGAAGCACAGGAACAACTAGAAGAGGTAAAAGAGAAACATAGTACTTTCAATGAACGGATTCAAACCCTTCGAAAGGATGAAATGGATGCTAAGAATAGACTGTCCGAAATGGAGCAGCTGATCCTCGATACCCATCGCCGATTGAAGAGAAGTAATTTACCAGGAATCCCCATCTATTTCTTTGAAGGAATGCAAAGAGCTAGCGAAGATATTGATGAGGTTTTTCGAAGTTTGGAGACTCAGCCGCTTGATATGGCAGAAGTAAATCTTAAGCTTGAAAAAGCTATTGAGGAAACAGAAGCGATAAATAAAGAAGCTGAGATTGTTATTACAAAAGCTCACCTCGTAGAACGGTTGATCCAGTATGGGAATCGATATCGCAGTCAATACCCACTGCTTGCAGCTGAATTACTTGAAGCGGAAAATGATTTCCGATCCTATCGTTATGAAGAAGCGTTGAATAGAGCTAGTTCGGCCATTAATGAAGTGGATCCAGAGGCACTTAGCCGGATCAAAGAAGGAGAGCAAGTACCCGTTTAA
- the refZ gene encoding forespore capture DNA-binding protein RefZ, producing MMNRQNTTRQKVLDVASQLFYSQGFNGTSVRDIANRAQVNVSLIHYYFKSKQGLFESLAVHYFEPYLEMIEQELNANLEQNLESLVKRILQYKQEHYQLSCLVNRELTLNTVFAREMLVTYLAKENHLFTKLLFNKSSKLEVTYKEKLCLVQLKGLLNAPFVMPLEFQESLLTDTSVSHFIDVYSSLMMERKALKARRVFSV from the coding sequence ATGATGAACCGTCAAAATACAACAAGACAAAAGGTGTTAGATGTCGCCAGCCAGCTTTTCTATAGTCAAGGGTTTAACGGAACATCTGTCCGGGATATCGCCAACCGTGCACAGGTTAACGTGTCATTGATTCATTACTATTTCAAGAGTAAACAAGGGTTGTTTGAGTCTTTAGCCGTTCATTACTTTGAACCGTACCTTGAGATGATTGAGCAAGAACTAAATGCAAATTTGGAGCAAAATTTAGAATCATTAGTGAAAAGAATTTTACAATATAAGCAGGAACATTATCAACTTTCCTGTTTGGTGAATCGTGAATTAACGTTGAACACTGTTTTTGCCAGAGAAATGTTAGTCACCTATTTAGCTAAAGAGAACCATCTCTTCACAAAACTTCTATTTAATAAATCGAGCAAACTTGAGGTTACTTATAAAGAAAAGCTATGCTTGGTACAGCTAAAAGGTCTGTTAAATGCTCCATTTGTAATGCCGCTTGAATTCCAGGAGTCCCTTTTAACAGATACTTCTGTTTCTCATTTTATCGACGTTTACAGTTCACTCATGATGGAACGTAAAGCGTTGAAGGCGAGGCGGGTCTTTAGCGTATAA
- the hisJ gene encoding histidinol-phosphatase HisJ — protein MIDGHVHSPYCPHGTSDSFDSYVEKAIEFGYDSLTFTEHAPLPSSFIDPVPLRDSGMDANALESYIRDLEKVKRSYAPDINVQIGLEVDYIRGFEKETESLLNEYGPSLDDSILSVHFLPIHNDWYCIDYSSDMYKSALAAIGDQWQLYKLYFDILLQSVLTDLGSFKPNRIGHMTLIKKFQRLYEPPQGWEQMAESLLESVRNKGMTLDYNGAGIKKEQCKEAYPPINIARKASAKGIPLIYGSDAHNSSSLKQGYSSIDTSIIR, from the coding sequence ATGATTGACGGTCACGTACACTCTCCATATTGTCCACACGGGACTTCTGACTCCTTTGATTCCTATGTGGAAAAGGCCATTGAATTCGGGTATGATTCATTGACGTTTACTGAACATGCCCCTTTGCCCTCTTCCTTCATTGATCCTGTTCCATTAAGAGACAGTGGGATGGATGCAAATGCGCTTGAATCATATATCAGGGATTTAGAAAAAGTGAAGAGATCCTATGCTCCTGATATTAATGTACAGATAGGACTGGAAGTTGATTATATTCGAGGATTTGAGAAAGAAACTGAGAGTTTATTAAATGAATACGGACCTTCCCTTGACGACAGCATCCTATCTGTCCACTTTCTCCCCATTCATAATGATTGGTACTGCATAGATTACAGTTCGGATATGTATAAAAGTGCTCTTGCGGCTATTGGTGATCAGTGGCAACTCTATAAACTATATTTTGATATACTCCTTCAATCTGTTTTAACTGATTTAGGCTCCTTCAAGCCGAACAGGATTGGACATATGACCCTTATTAAAAAATTTCAGAGGTTATATGAACCGCCGCAAGGATGGGAACAAATGGCTGAATCCTTACTTGAATCTGTCAGGAACAAAGGGATGACTCTTGATTATAATGGAGCCGGTATAAAAAAAGAACAATGCAAAGAAGCCTATCCGCCAATAAACATCGCTCGGAAGGCTTCCGCAAAAGGAATTCCGCTTATTTATGGTTCGGATGCACACAACAGTTCTTCGTTAAAGCAAGGCTATTCATCTATTGACACTTCTATTATACGCTAA